One part of the Leptospira saintgironsiae genome encodes these proteins:
- a CDS encoding SRPBCC domain-containing protein, with the protein MNPQTIVTSIEIQAPPEKIWSIFTDFSKFPSWNPFLKRILGKPVQDGTIIVFDYYFTGVYLPTKALIYELANSKSISWKGAFPLFFKYMFAGDHRFTFEKITPGRTKFSHTAILTGIMPTVFSSHIQTAVRNSHIKMNQKLKELSEDNF; encoded by the coding sequence ATGAATCCTCAAACAATCGTCACCTCGATAGAAATCCAGGCACCCCCTGAAAAAATTTGGAGTATTTTTACCGACTTCTCCAAGTTTCCTTCTTGGAATCCTTTCTTAAAAAGGATTCTCGGCAAACCGGTGCAAGACGGGACGATTATTGTTTTCGATTATTATTTTACGGGAGTGTATCTACCCACCAAGGCGTTGATATACGAACTCGCCAATTCTAAATCCATATCTTGGAAAGGTGCCTTTCCGCTCTTTTTCAAATACATGTTTGCCGGAGATCATCGTTTTACTTTCGAAAAGATCACCCCTGGTCGAACCAAATTCAGTCACACTGCAATCTTAACTGGGATTATGCCCACTGTATTTAGTTCGCATATCCAAACTGCAGTGCGTAATTCACATATAAAAATGAATCAAAAATTGAAAGAGTTAAGCGAAGATAATTTCTAA